The DNA window CCGATATACCGGTCGTGCCTATTCCTATAAGTCCGACGGTCTCAACGTCTGCCGCGTCGATAGATGCTTTACTGATATACGAGGTGTCGTTTACATAAATATCGACCAGATTATCTTTAAATGAAACTTTTAGTTTGTTCCATGCGGTAGCCGTAAAGCCGGTTATAGTGGCTGACTTGATAACGGTTCTATTTAAGCCCAGGCCACCCGTAAACTTTGATAACGTAATGGCCCCGGCCCTTGTAATACGGACTTCATATCCTGAACTGTAGTCATCGGCCAGCTTGAAATAGAAAGATACGTAATCCCCTGTGCCGGTAGCGCCCATCTTGAATGTCGTTTCGACACTGCCATTCTGCATATAGCCATCGTCCAACACTGCCAGCTTGGTACCGGCACTTAAATCTGACTGCCTCAGCTTATATGTATTATCTCCGTCGGACGCATCATCATCCTTAAGATCCCACTGTCCGCTTACCTGAGTCGCGAAGTTTATAACCTGTGCCGGGTCTTGTATGGCCACATCGTCCAACCATGCCGCGTCAAAACCTGCTTTACCGCTGGCATCTTTAATATACTTCCATTCCAGCGTATGAGCGCCGCCTGACACGTTCACATATACATCCTGCCAGCCGACTTCTCCCGATATAGCTGTTACCGTACTGGATTCATTGCCATCTATAAAGAACTTGAAATAATCGTTAGCTTCGGACGATACTTTCCATTTAAAATGAAGCGTGAAATTAAGCGCCGGATCGGTACCGAGAACTACATCTTTCCGGATAATGGAGCTCTGGCTATCACTTACCTGGCCGGTCTGCAACGCGTATCCCCTAAGTATCTTACCGCCCAGAGAAGTGTCTACACCGTTTGCTGCATTCGCATTATATAAGGCGGCAAATTCGGATAAGGTGTAATATTTACCGCTTGGGTCGGTTATAATATTCCCTCTAACGGTAATTGGTATACCGTCCAGCATAAGCACATTCCCGTCTGTGGATACGCTTTGTACAACTCCGCTTATCGCGGCCGTATTCTCTATATTCAGATTAGCATTGGCCGTTATCTTTTCAGCGTGCCAGGTGTCCCCCACCTTTACTATCTTGACATCGAACGATATCTCTTTATCCGCCGAGATTATATCCGGATACTCATGTAGAATAAGGCCCTTCAGTCCGCCTATCGAATCGTATGCGGTGTTATTAACCGGTGTCTGGCTTCGATCTCTTTCGGCAATCTGCAGGGAATTGTTCTTCTCGTTCAGATAAGTAATCTCTATATTTGTAAAGAAACCCTCTGTCGCTAAGTCATTATCGACCTCTATTGTCGTACCATTCAAAACAATCTCCTTGGGGTTACCCGAAGCATCGTATGAGAGTATCTGCATATCCGAGGCAGTGATGGACATGCTGGTATTCAGGATATTGGTGATGGAGATCTCTTTTATCACATATTCTTCTCCGGCTTCTGCCATAACGGCGGATACCAGTATCTGGGAATTTGGCCTGTTGTCAAATATGGCTTTTAACTGTTCAGGTGTAATATAAGATCCGCCGGCATCTTTTATGTTTGTGTCTACAGTTAACTTCGCGGCAATACCGCCGATAGTAACGCTTCCCGTGGTTATATATATACCGAACGTCCCTGCCGCCGTTTTGGCATCTTCTAAAACGGATGTTATCGAGCTGGTCGCGTTATAATCCTGTGAGATCTTTATAGTGTTCGCAACCCAGTTAATTCCGCTCTTATCCATTTCAACTGTTACATATACATCTCCAGTCTGATCCGCGTTGACGAAGAATGAGTTAAGCCAGTCCAAATTTTCTATAGTGCCTGAGCTATCGCTGATCTTGGTATTGTCGTTTATCTGGCAAACCAGCCCGCCCGTAAGCGTTATGGTTCGGGTTACGAGATTTATACCGGTTACCTTGGAAGACATATCGAGATATGAATCCGTGCTTGTGAGAATATTGAGGCCGGTCAAGACCAACCCGTCTGTGGTAACGTTGAACTGCGTTTCGACTTCGGTTGTAATCCCGGATAGATTATTATATGCCGCTATTTCGGAAAGGTCTTTAAGTGTAAGATCGTTGCCCTTTGCGTCTTTAATAATTCCTGTGCTGTCTAAAACGTTAAAAGTCTGGCCCGATATAATGACAGTTCCGACAGTCGGCGAATCGTATGAGATGTTGCCCAAAAGACCGTTAATAGCCGCATGTCCCGTGGCGTCGGAAATAACGTGCGCCGTCTCTATGACCCATTCGTCATTGATCTTCTTGGCTTCTACCGTTATGAACGTCCCGGCCCCATTGGATACGTTATCCTGCAAGAATTGGGCGAGGTCTTCTTTGGTAATGCTCTGCCCTTCGATGTCGGTTATGGCAGCGTTGGCCAAATTCATAGTGGTTCCGTCAAATACAAC is part of the Candidatus Brocadiia bacterium genome and encodes:
- a CDS encoding putative Ig domain-containing protein — protein: MTYSVQGLPRGATFNPSTKTFTWTPDYDQAGNYQITFIASDGTIDSSQTVDITVDNVNRPPVLSPIANKIVNEHGALTFTLAATDLDGDSMTYSVQGLPRGATFNPSTKTFTWTPDYDQSGTYQVTFLASDGTLDNSQTVNITVSNVNRPPVLSPIVNKVLNENGTLTFTLSATDPDGDSMTYSVQGLPQGATFNPSTKTFTWTPGYDQAGNYQITFIASDGTIETYQDVNITVDNVNRPPVFSTIANKLLKENETLTFTLAATDPDGDSMTYSVQGLPQGASFDPATGTFTWTPGYNQSGNYQVTFIASDGTLTSSKTVNISIDNVDRPPVFNPIANQLINENGTLTFTLSATDPDGDSMTYSVQGLPQGASFDTATGTFTWTPDSDQSGNYQVTFIASDGTIESSNVVNITVVNVDDIPVTKILIGVLSALTETALQLGNDQIAISAETLVYDKNGTQLTLAEFLTIYNNDPTSTNVNVTATKHKVIQNVNGVDVEVSVWTADRIDVIEAPTQHETGFINNLYNPSGLSIMNGVIASTASNTISFGGENIKVLDGAGTTILDSAGNAISGTAAEKIAKLETIRENLAEEGKYLTIKLVAMKNGSDWEAEQIIITSTEPFLSTTNLTGELASIDTSTWTVVFDGTTMNLANAAITDIEGQSITKEDLAQFLQDNVSNGAGTFITVEAKKINDEWVIETAHVISDATGHAAINGLLGNISYDSPTVGTVIISGQTFNVLDSTGIIKDAKGNDLTLKDLSEIAAYNNLSGITTEVETQFNVTTDGLVLTGLNILTSTDSYLDMSSKVTGINLVTRTITLTGGLVCQINDNTKISDSSGTIENLDWLNSFFVNADQTGDVYVTVEMDKSGINWVANTIKISQDYNATSSITSVLEDAKTAAGTFGIYITTGSVTIGGIAAKLTVDTNIKDAGGSYITPEQLKAIFDNRPNSQILVSAVMAEAGEEYVIKEISITNILNTSMSITASDMQILSYDASGNPKEIVLNGTTIEVDNDLATEGFFTNIEITYLNEKNNSLQIAERDRSQTPVNNTAYDSIGGLKGLILHEYPDIISADKEISFDVKIVKVGDTWHAEKITANANLNIENTAAISGVVQSVSTDGNVLMLDGIPITVRGNIITDPSGKYYTLSEFAALYNANAANGVDTSLGGKILRGYALQTGQVSDSQSSIIRKDVVLGTDPALNFTLHFKWKVSSEANDYFKFFIDGNESSTVTAISGEVGWQDVYVNVSGGAHTLEWKYIKDASGKAGFDAAWLDDVAIQDPAQVINFATQVSGQWDLKDDDASDGDNTYKLRQSDLSAGTKLAVLDDGYMQNGSVETTFKMGATGTGDYVSFYFKLADDYSSGYEVRITRAGAITLSKFTGGLGLNRTVIKSATITGFTATAWNKLKVSFKDNLVDIYVNDTSYISKASIDAADVETVGLIGIGTTGIS